A stretch of Lactuca sativa cultivar Salinas chromosome 6, Lsat_Salinas_v11, whole genome shotgun sequence DNA encodes these proteins:
- the LOC111878292 gene encoding protein PHOSPHATE-INDUCED 1, translating into MKMATTTTTFLLHLLFVFFSILHASFATRKLTELLPDSSDLMKYHNGPLLSGNISVNLIWYGNFNPTQKSIISDFITSLSVSTSPKPSVAKWWKTTGNYHTKSNNPITLSLSLAKQTSDPMYSIGKSLTNDQLVKLASNHASENTVSIVLTAEDVTVTGFCSSRCGTHKSSYNVNGHKGKKYRFVYIWVGNSVTQCPGQCAWPFHQPIYGPQGAPLVAPNNDVGVDGMVINLASLLAATATNPFGDGYYQGDASAPLEAASACQGVYGKGAYPGYPGDLLVDGTTGASFNAYGTSGRKYLVPSLFDPLTSTCSALV; encoded by the coding sequence ATGAAAAtggctaccaccaccaccacctttctCCTACACCTTCTCTTCGTCTTTTTCTCCATTCTCCATGCTTCTTTCGCAACCAGAAAACTCACTGAGTTACTTCCCGATTCCTCCGACTTAATGAAATACCACAACGGTCCTCTCCTCTCCGGCAACATCTCTGTCAACCTTATATGGTACGGAAACTTCAACCCCACCCAGAAATCCATCATCTCCGATTTCATCACCTCCCTCTCCGTCTCCACATCCCCCAAACCCTCCGTCGCCAAATGGTGGAAAACCACCGGGAACTACCACACCAAATCAAACAACCCCATCACATTATCTCTTTCACTCGCTAAACAAACATCCGACCCAATGTATTCCATTGGTAAGTCATTAACAAACGACCAACTCGTTAAACTCGCTTCCAACCATGCATCGGAAAACACCGTCAGCATTGTCTTGACGGCGGAGGACGTAACAGTTACCGGTTTTTGCTCCAGCAGATGCGGCACCCACAAGTCAAGTTACAATGTTAATGGCCATAAAGGAAAGAAATACAGATTTGTATACATTTGGGTTGGCAACTCGGTGACTCAGTGTCCGGGTCAATGCGCGTGGCCGTTTCACCAACCGATTTACGGACCACAGGGTGCACCACTGGTGGCACCCAACAACGATGTGGGTGTAGACGGAATGGTGATTAACTTGGCTAGCTTATTGGCTGCTACAGCTACTAATCCTTTTGGAGATGGGTATTATCAGGGGGATGCGAGTGCACCATTAGAAGCTGCATCCGCGTGTCAAGGGGTATATGGGAAAGGGGCGTATCCAGGATACCCTGGGGATTTGTTGGTGGATGGTACTACAGGTGCAAGTTTTAATGCGTATGGTACAAGTGGAAGGAAGTATTTGGTTCCTTCTTTGTTTGACCCGTTGACTTCTACATGCTCCGCTTTGGTTTAA